One Helianthus annuus cultivar XRQ/B chromosome 7, HanXRQr2.0-SUNRISE, whole genome shotgun sequence genomic region harbors:
- the LOC110868970 gene encoding probable 2-oxoglutarate-dependent dioxygenase At3g111800: MGCPCDWPEPVVRVQSLSENGESIIPERYIKPPSDRPTLNNSSLSDINIPLVDLSGLTDGDLTVRESTKNQISIACREWGFFQVINHGLKAELVDGVREIWREFFHEPMEVKQKYANLPLTYEGYGSRLGLQKGAILDWSDYYFLHYLPSSLKDHRKWPDKPSSLRELVEEYSKEIVRLGNSLLEVFSINLGLRRDYLQNKFGGEDIGACLRVNFYPKCPQPDLTLGLSSHSDPGGITFLLPDENVSGLQVRRNEEWITVKPVRHGIIVNIGDQIQVISNAIYKSVEHRVIVNPNKERVSLAYFYNPKSDLLIHPAPELLTPEAPSLYPSMTFDEYRLFIRTRGPQGKSQVESLKSPR, from the exons atgggttGCCCATGCGATTGGCCTGAACCCGTGGTTCGGGTGCAATCTTTATCCGAAAACGGGGAATCAATAATTCCCGAAAGATACATCAAGCCGCCATCAGATCGACCTACGCTTAATAACTCATCTCTTTCGGACATAAACATACCACTTGTAGACTTGTCTGGACTCACGGACGGTGATCTCACTGTCCGTGAATCAACGAAGAACCAAATCTCCATCGCATGCCGCGAGTGGGGGTTTTTCCAGGTGATTAATCATGGTTTGAAGGCGGAGCTAGTTGACGGAGTAAGGGAGATTTGGCGCGAGTTTTTTCATGAGCCGATGGAGGTGAAGCAAAAATACGCGAATTTACCGTTAACTTATGAAGGTTATGGAAGCCGGTTAGGGCTTCAAAAGGGAGCAATACTTGATTGGAGTGATTATTATTTTCTTCACTATCTTCCTTCTTCGTTAAAGGATCACCGTAAATGGCCTGATAAGCCATCTTCTTTAAG GGAACTTGTGGAAGAATACTCGAAGGAGATAGTGCGGTTGGGTAACTCTTTGTTAGAGGTATTTTCGATTAACCTTGGATTACGACGTGATTATCTTCAAAACAAGTTCGGTGGAGAGGACATTGGGGCTTGTTTGAGGGTAAACTTTTATCCGAAATGCCCACAACCCGACTTAACCCTAGGTCTTTCGTCTCATTCGGATCCTGGCGGCATCACCTTCCTCCTCCCCGATGAGAACGTTAGCGGGCTTCAAGTCCGACGAAACGAAGAATGGATTACAGTAAAACCGGTTCGGCATGGGATCATAGTCAATATAGGGGATCAAATTCAG GTTATAAGCAACGCTATATACAAGAGTGTAGAACACAGGGTGATAGTGAATCCAAACAAAGAGCGAGTGTCGTTGGCGTATTTCTATAACCCAAAGAGTGATTTGCTTATTCATCCAGCGCCGGAGCTCTTAACACCCGAGGCACCTTCTCTCTACCCCTCCATGACTTTTGATGAATACCGACTTTTCATACGAACTAGAGGTCCACAAGGAAAATCCCAAGTCGAGTCTTTAAAATCACCAAGATGA
- the LOC110868971 gene encoding zinc finger CCCH domain-containing protein 29, with protein sequence MEENKIMGLFKPSILLELAASDDVFRFESLSETNKINLNDAGFWYGRKNACNKMGFNERTPLMIAALYGSINVLKYIIRTQKVDVNKISDSDGAAALHCAAAGGSLCSVETVKLLVEAGADSGLTDGNGKKPVDLIARGVRSSKRKALVMLFSGLNVSEEEIEEAEIVVTKREYPVDVLLPDINDGVYGTDEFRMYVFKVQPCSRAYSHDWTECPFVHPGENARRRDPRKYQYSCVPCLEFRRGSCVKGDNCEYAHGVFESWLHPAQYRTRLCKDETGCARKVCFFAHKVEELRPLYASTGSGVPSQKSGSAGPVEMGSMSPLGLGSTPPMSPSIGPVNGNIWPNKFVHVTPPALQLPGSRLKTSLNARDLNMELELLQRQQIIDDFSTNRYNPNVFDETFGSPSRQQIRSTYPLSPGMQPASYGFDSSGAVAQVMMNSRSSSFAKQRSQSFIDRGLGTAMSPRSMGRTSEWGSPDGKVDWGFNNEDASKFRKSASFGFKSGNLDSPMKGNHEPDDSWAGLYIEQEQLIV encoded by the coding sequence ATGGAAGAAAATAAAATTATGGGTTTGTTCAAACCCTCGATTCTGCTAGAATTAGCAGCTTCCGATGATGTTTTTCGGTTCGAATCTTTGTCGGAAACAAACAAAATTAATCTAAATGATGCTGGTTTCTGGTACGGAAGAAAAAACGCGTGTAACAAGATGGGGTTTAACGAACGAACTCCGTTAATGATTGCAGCATTGTACGGAAGCATCAATGTCTTGAAATACATAATCCGTACTCAAAAAGTTGATGTTAACAAAATTTCTGATTCTGACGGTGCGGCCGCGCTGCACTGCGCGGCCGCAGGGGGGTCTTTGTGTTCTGTCGAAACTGTGAAGTTGTTAGTCGAGGCTGGTGCGGATTCGGGTTTAACGGATGGTAATGGGAAGAAACCGGTGGATTTGATTGCTCGTGGGGTTAGATCGTCGAAACGAAAAGCGTTGGTGATGTTGTTTAGTGGTTTGAATGTAAGTGAAGAGGAAATTGAAGAGGCGGAAATTGTTGTAACGAAAAGAGAGTACCCGGTTGATGTGTTGTTACCGGATATAAACGATGGTGTTTATGGTACGGATGAGTTTCGGATGTATGTGTTTAAGGTGCAACCGTGTTCGAGGGCTTATTCGCATGATTGGACTGAATGTCCGTTTGTTCATCCGGGTGAGAACGCTAGACGACGTGATCCGAGGAAGTACCAGTATAGTTGTGTGCCGTGTTTGGAGTTTCGTAGAGGAAGTTGCGTAAAAGGGGATAATTGCGAGTATGCGCACGGGGTGTTTGAGTCGTGGCTTCACCCGGCTCAATACAGGACACGTTTGTGTAAAGATGAGACTGGGTGTGCGCGAAAAGTATGTTTTTTCGCACACAAAGTGGAGGAGTTAAGACCTTTGTATGCTTCGACCGGGTCAGGTGTCCCGTCGCAAAAGTCGGGTTCTGCTGGCCCGGTCGAAATGGGCTCCATGAGCCCGTTAGGTCTTGGATCAACTCCACCCATGTCACCATCTATTGGTCCCGTAAACGGGAACATATGGCCGAACAAATTCGTTCACGTAACGCCACCCGCGTTACAACTTCCCGGTAGCCGTTTAAAGACATCTTTAAACGCTAGAGATTTAAACATGGAACTTGAGTTGCTACAAAGGCAACAAATAATTGATGATTTCTCAACTAACCGTTACAACCCGAATGTATTTGATGAAACTTTCGGTTCGCCATCTCGACAACAAATCCGATCAACCTACCCGTTGTCTCCGGGAATGCAACCCGCAAGTTACGGGTTTGATTCATCGGGTGCGGTTGCACAAGTAATGATGAACTCGAGGTCGAGTTCTTTCGCCAAACAGCGAAGCCAGAGTTTCATTGACCGCGGACTAGGAACTGCAATGAGTCCGCGGTCAATGGGGCGAACCTCGGAATGGGGTTCGCCTGATGGGAAGGTGGACTGGGGCTTCAACAATGAAGATGCTAGTAAGTTTAGAAAATCAGCATCTTTTGGGTTCAAAAGTGGGAATTTGGATTCACCCATGAAGGGAAATCATGAACCGGATGACTCATGGGCTGGACTATACATAGAGCAAGAACAACTTATTGTATGA